From one Suricata suricatta isolate VVHF042 chromosome 8, meerkat_22Aug2017_6uvM2_HiC, whole genome shotgun sequence genomic stretch:
- the LOC115299732 gene encoding NXPE family member 3-like: MRVLITYPMSSKQLQASTDLVTRPFRWHVIVILGSVIAVCILYIRVSWPVEQSMVPLPPRPCPTYKPSGSLPKELLDLTHLLHWPSTPGDAGDLLASTSPQTSTYHLRDPSQASYTLGGYLEAILIARDHQGRPKTCGGDLFRAQLLGPHLKAGVPGDIQDLENGTYLLSFPLLWAGQAQVQVRLIHSSEAVGVLRGIWRDQWATVDFTGYFRGPTGYEEIVTCNVNPLLTGEEESTCHYRDEDSGELWFCARPPTLPCDTLVGHSSGHYWNVTTPHEEALLAWNVTDKALPQGISPIWVAEESNKSLVPSPQQPCRPGIPGPKPSGFYHQGVWHSLSCSSRSFSTVDSILGCLAGHVIHMIGDSTLRQWWEHLCDTVPSLKPMDLHTTYQTGPLMAVETAQGIVLHWRAHRWPLRSLRTPVASLHSVVRELGGLAGGPHTVVVLGLGAHFTTFPPSVFVQRLTGIRAAVAALLAREPHTLVVIKLANTGYKSVYGSDWFTLQVNRLLRAAFADLRVAFVDAWEMTSSLALPDQIHPGRLIVHNEVNFLLSFICPT; encoded by the exons ATCTTGTACATCAGAGTTTCCTGGCCTGTGGAACAGAGCATGGTCCCTCTGCCCCCACGGCCCTGCCCCACCTACAAGCCCTCTGGCTCTCTCCCCAAGGAGCTCTTGGACCTGACCCATCTTCTGCACTGGCCTTCCACCCCAGGAGATGCTGGGGACCTTTTGGCCTCCACCAGTCCCCAGACTTCCACCTACCACCTGAGGGATCCTTCCCAGGCCAGCTACACCCTGGGAGGCTACCTAGAGGCCATCCTTAttgccagagaccaccagggcaGGCCCAAGACCTGTGGTGGGGATCTGTTTCGGGCACAGCTGCTGGGTCCCCACCTGAAGGCGGGAGTCCCTGGGGATATCCAGGATCTGGAGAATGGCACCTACCTGTTGTCCTTCCCgctgctctgggctgggcagGCGCAGGTGCAAGTGCGGCTGATCCACTCCAGCGAGGCAGTTGGGGTCCTGCGGGGAATCTGGAGAGACCAATGGGCCACGGTCGATTTCACGGGCTATTTCCGAGGACCCACAGGATATGAAGAAATTGTGACTTGTAATGTTAACCCCCTGCTAACTGGGGAGGAAGAGTCTACCTGTCACTACAGGGATGAAGATTCTGGTGAGCTCTGGTTCTGTGCTCGACCCCCAACCCTGCCCTGTGACACGCTGGTAGGGCATTCAAGTGGACATTACTGGAATGTGACCACACCACACGAGGAGGCCCTGCTGGCATG GAATGTGACAGACAAGGCCCTCCCTCAGGGTATTTCTCCAATCTGGGTGGCGGAGGAGAGCAACAAGAGTCTGG TTCCGTCCCCTCAACAACCATGCCGCCCCGGGATCCCGGGCCCAAAGCCCTCCGGCTTTTACCATCAAGGTGTGTGGCACTCACTGTCCTGCTCCAGCCGCTCCTTCTCCACTGTGGACAGCATCCTGGGCTGCCTGGCCGGTCACGTCATCCACATGATAGGGGACTCCACGCTTCGGCAGTGGTGGGAGCACCTGTGTGACACCGTGCCCT ccctgaaGCCTATGGATCTCCACACCACGTATCAGACGGGGCCCCTGATGGCGGTGGAGACCGCGCAGGGCATAGTGCTGCACTGGCGGGCCCACCGCTGGCCCCTGCGCTCCCTGCGCACACCCGTGGCCTCCCTGCACTCCGTGGTCCGGGAACTGGGGGGCCTGGCCGGGGGCCCCCACACAGTGGTGGTGCTGGGCCTAGGCGCCCACTTCACCACCTTTCCCCCATCTGTCTTTGTGCAACGACTCACAGGGATCAGGGCAGCCGTGGCTGCGCTGCTGGCCCGGGAGCCCCACACTCTTGTGGTCATCAAGCTGGCCAACACCGGCTACAAGTCCGTGTATGGCAGTGACTGGTTCACCCTCCAGGTGAACCGGCTTCTCCGAGCCGCCTTTGCTGACCTCCGTGTGGCCTTTGTGGACGCTTGGGAAATGACCTCCAGTCTGGCCCTGCCCGACCAGATCCACCCAGGGCGGCTTATTGTCCACAATGAGGTCAACTTCCTCCTGTCCTTCATTTGCCCCACTTGA